One window of Triticum dicoccoides isolate Atlit2015 ecotype Zavitan chromosome 5A, WEW_v2.0, whole genome shotgun sequence genomic DNA carries:
- the LOC119297510 gene encoding probable glutathione S-transferase GSTF1, with protein MAPVKVFGPAKSINVARVLLCLEEVGAEYELVHMDLFQAKEQKSPEHLARNPFGLVPALQDGDLVLFEARAIAKYKTEQADLLREGDPEEAAMVDVWTEVEAHQYRQALRLIMLECFLNPTLRGLPTNQAVVDEAVEKTKKVLEIYEARLSEHRYLAGDFFSFADLNHFASTFYIVDATPYGSLLDSYPRVKAWWEDLMSRPSFKKISANMTTKV; from the exons ATGGCGCCGGTGAAGGTGTTTGGGCCGGCCAAGTCGATCAACGTGGCGCGGGTGCTGCTCTGCCTGGAGGAGGTCGGCGCCGAGTACGAGCTCGTCCACATGGATCTCTTCCAGGCCAAGGAGCAGAAGAGCCCGGAGCACCTCGCCAGAAAC CCGTTTGGGCTCGTCCCGGCCTTACAAGACGGGGATCTGGTCCTCTTCG AGGCCCGTGCGATCGCGAAGTACAAGACGGAGCAGGCGGACCTGCTGAGGGAGGGCGACCCGGAGGAGGCCGCCATGGTGGACGTGTGGACGGAGGTGGAGGCGCACCAGTACCGCCAGGCCCTGAGGCTCATCATGCTGGAGTGCTTCCTCAACCCCACTCTGCGCGGCCTCCCCACGAACCAGGCGGTTGTCGACGAGGCCGTGGAGAAGACGAAGAAGGTTCTTGAAATCTACGAGGCGCGCCTGTCCGAGCACAGGTACCTCGCCGGAGACTTCTTCAGCTTCGCGGATCTCAACCATTTCGCGAGCACTTTCTACATCGTCGACGCGACGCCGTATGGGTCGCTTCTCGACTCGTACCCTCGCGTGAAGGCCTGGTGGGAGGACCTCATGTCCCGGCCCTCGTTCAAGAAGATCAGCGCCAATATGACCACCAAGGTTTAG